A region from the Candidatus Poribacteria bacterium genome encodes:
- a CDS encoding ABC transporter permease — MNRDLLSALSRNAMVVTGSVILSAFILVALLSVVYTPLDPRSVDLDSRNLPPSPTHLLGTDGVGRDILSRTMAGSRISLRVGIVVIGAAILIGATMGTISGYFGGSADAILMRVVDVLLAVPGILLALVIVSVLGPSLRNAMVAVAVVAVPQFARVMRAEVMRVKVQEYVLAARAIGASDLRIVALAVLPNCVAPLLVQATLGMGTAILETAGLSFLGLGDDPSTPEWGRMLADQFRYIRQAWWTVVPPLAAISLVVLGFNLLGDGLRDVLDPRLRSTRD, encoded by the coding sequence TGGTCGTGACCGGCAGCGTGATCCTGAGCGCCTTCATCCTGGTGGCGCTTCTATCGGTCGTCTACACGCCGCTGGACCCACGCTCCGTGGACCTCGATTCGCGGAACCTGCCGCCGAGCCCAACGCATCTGCTAGGAACCGACGGCGTGGGCCGCGACATCCTGAGCCGAACGATGGCGGGTTCGCGCATCTCGCTACGAGTCGGCATCGTCGTCATCGGGGCTGCCATCCTAATCGGCGCAACGATGGGTACGATCTCCGGTTACTTCGGCGGAAGCGCAGACGCCATCCTCATGCGCGTCGTGGACGTGCTCCTCGCCGTGCCGGGCATCCTGCTCGCCTTGGTCATTGTATCGGTTCTGGGCCCCAGTCTGCGCAATGCCATGGTCGCCGTCGCCGTGGTGGCGGTGCCGCAGTTCGCTCGTGTGATGCGGGCGGAGGTGATGCGGGTCAAAGTGCAGGAGTACGTCCTGGCGGCGCGCGCGATCGGGGCGTCGGACCTGCGGATCGTGGCTCTGGCGGTTCTGCCCAACTGCGTCGCTCCGTTGTTGGTTCAGGCGACGCTCGGAATGGGAACCGCGATCCTTGAGACGGCGGGACTGTCTTTCCTCGGCCTGGGCGACGACCCCAGCACGCCGGAGTGGGGCAGGATGCTCGCCGATCAGTTCCGGTACATCCGGCAGGCATGGTGGACGGTCGTTCCACCCCTGGCGGCGATCTCGCTCGTGGTTCTCGGGTTCAATTTGCTCGGCGATGGGTTGCGGGATGTCCTCGACCCTCGCTTGCGGTCGACGCGGGATTAG